TCCAACACAAGCAGAACACCCATATGCTGGCGCAGAAATTTTAAAACAAAAAGGTTACCCAGAAGATGTCATAAAAGCTATACTATCTCATGCAACCTACACTGGTGTAGAAAGAGATACATTAATGGCTAAAACATTATTTGCAGTTGACGAACTATGTGGATTTATTTTAGCCTGTGCATATGTAATGCCAGATAAAAAAATTTCAAGTCTTACTGTAAAAAGTGTAAAGAAAAAACTTAAAGATAAAGCATTCGCAAAAGGCGTAAATAGAGATGACATATATACATCTGTAAATGATCTTGGAATAGATTTGGATGAACATATACAATTTTTAATACAATCGCTTAATAACATTGCTGATAAATTAGGTGTGTAACTTAAACAATCTTGATATTGAAGTCTTAAAATACCACAAACAAAAAGGTTGTGACTACTCAAAATCTTTA
The sequence above is a segment of the Desulfurella sp. genome. Coding sequences within it:
- a CDS encoding HD domain-containing protein; its protein translation is MDRNEAYSLLCEYTKSESLIKHALAVEQAMRSYAQKFGEDENKWAIVGLLHDFDYEKHPTQAEHPYAGAEILKQKGYPEDVIKAILSHATYTGVERDTLMAKTLFAVDELCGFILACAYVMPDKKISSLTVKSVKKKLKDKAFAKGVNRDDIYTSVNDLGIDLDEHIQFLIQSLNNIADKLGV